The Tardiphaga alba genome includes a window with the following:
- a CDS encoding TRAP transporter substrate-binding protein — MKRREFLKVSAAGAAATAAVASPAIAQSMPEVKWRLASSFPKSLDTIYGGAEMMAKQVSEMTDGKFQIQVFAAGELVPGLQALDATSNGTVEMCHTVSYYYVGKDPTFAIYASVPFGLNARQQNSWWYQGGGEQLGNEFYKKFGVIGHPCGNTGTQMGGWFRKEIKTVADLNGLKMRIGGIAGQVLQKVGVVPQQLAGGDIYPSLEKGTIDAAEWVGPYDDQKLGFQKVAKYYYYPGFWEGGPTVHAFTNLDKFNSLPKNYQAILANACANANSWMAARYDMQNPQALKQLVASGTQLRPFTNEVLDACLKATNELWADISSKNPDFKKSIDAMQAYRSDEYLWWQVAEYTYDSFMIRSRTRG, encoded by the coding sequence ATGAAGCGTCGTGAGTTTTTGAAGGTCTCGGCAGCCGGTGCTGCAGCGACCGCCGCCGTGGCCTCGCCGGCCATCGCGCAGTCGATGCCGGAAGTGAAGTGGCGCCTGGCGTCCTCATTCCCGAAGTCGCTCGACACCATCTATGGCGGCGCCGAGATGATGGCCAAGCAGGTCTCGGAAATGACCGACGGCAAATTCCAGATCCAGGTCTTCGCGGCCGGTGAACTGGTGCCGGGCCTGCAGGCGCTCGATGCCACCTCGAACGGCACTGTCGAAATGTGCCACACGGTGTCCTACTACTATGTGGGCAAGGACCCGACCTTCGCGATCTATGCGTCGGTCCCGTTCGGCCTCAACGCCCGCCAGCAGAATTCCTGGTGGTATCAGGGCGGCGGTGAGCAGCTCGGCAACGAGTTCTACAAGAAGTTCGGCGTCATCGGTCATCCCTGCGGCAACACCGGCACCCAAATGGGCGGTTGGTTCCGCAAGGAGATCAAGACCGTTGCCGACCTCAACGGCCTGAAGATGCGCATCGGCGGTATCGCTGGTCAGGTATTGCAGAAGGTCGGCGTGGTGCCGCAGCAGCTCGCTGGCGGTGACATCTATCCGTCGCTGGAAAAGGGCACCATCGACGCGGCCGAGTGGGTCGGTCCGTATGACGACCAGAAGCTCGGCTTCCAGAAGGTCGCGAAGTACTACTACTATCCCGGCTTCTGGGAAGGCGGCCCGACGGTCCACGCATTCACCAATCTCGACAAGTTCAATTCGCTGCCGAAGAACTATCAGGCGATTCTTGCGAATGCCTGTGCAAACGCCAATAGCTGGATGGCTGCGCGCTACGACATGCAGAACCCGCAGGCGCTGAAGCAGCTGGTGGCATCCGGCACGCAGCTGCGTCCGTTCACCAATGAAGTGCTCGATGCCTGCTTGAAGGCAACCAACGAGCTCTGGGCTGACATCTCGTCGAAGAACCCCGACTTCAAGAAGTCGATCGACGCGATGCAGGCCTATCGGTCGGACGAATATCTGTGGTGGCAGGTTGCAGAATATACCTACGACAGCTTCATGATCCGCTCGCGTACGCGCGGCTGA
- a CDS encoding TRAP transporter large permease encodes MFSYGVFPPLMFGTMICFMVFGFPVAFSLAAVGLFFGILGIFSGHFDPSFLQALPFRFYGTISNDLLLSIPFFTFMGAILERCGLAEDLLEGTGQLFGKIPGGLAYAVILVGAVLGAITGTVAASVIAMGVISLPIMMRYGYDMKLATGVIAASGTITQLIPPSLVLIVLADQLGRSVGDMYLGAIGPSILQVVIFLLFIVIMSILRPTSMPPIPEHAREPMGWKLISRVLWGMIPSLVLIFLVLGTIGLGLATPTEAGAMGAVGAIVLAAIHRRLTWPLVEQAMTSTMRLTSMVVFILIGSTCFSLVFQGMDGSHWIEHLLTGLPGGAVGFLVFVNIFVFFLAFFLDFFEIAFIIIPLLAPVAAKLGIDLVWFGVLLCVNMQTSFMHPPFGFALFYLRGIAPPEVKSRDIYLGAIPWVGMQILLVIIVIMWPGLVTYWIDNTVIDTSNVKIEIPQIEMPAMPDFGQPK; translated from the coding sequence ATGTTCTCCTACGGCGTGTTTCCTCCGCTGATGTTTGGCACCATGATCTGCTTCATGGTGTTCGGCTTCCCGGTCGCCTTCTCGCTCGCCGCTGTCGGCCTGTTCTTCGGAATTCTGGGCATTTTCTCCGGACATTTCGATCCGTCATTCCTGCAGGCGCTGCCGTTTCGTTTCTACGGCACGATCTCGAACGACCTGTTGCTGTCGATCCCGTTCTTCACCTTCATGGGCGCCATCCTCGAGCGCTGCGGCCTTGCTGAAGACCTGCTCGAAGGCACCGGCCAACTGTTCGGAAAAATCCCCGGCGGCCTTGCTTACGCAGTCATCCTGGTCGGCGCCGTGCTCGGCGCCATCACCGGCACCGTCGCCGCATCGGTGATCGCCATGGGCGTGATCTCGCTGCCGATCATGATGCGCTACGGCTACGACATGAAGCTCGCCACTGGCGTGATCGCCGCATCCGGCACCATCACCCAGCTGATCCCGCCGTCGCTGGTGCTGATCGTGCTGGCCGACCAGCTCGGCCGCTCGGTGGGCGATATGTATCTCGGCGCCATCGGCCCTTCGATCCTGCAGGTCGTGATCTTCCTGCTGTTCATCGTGATCATGTCGATCCTGCGCCCGACCTCGATGCCGCCGATTCCGGAGCATGCACGCGAGCCGATGGGCTGGAAGCTGATCAGCCGCGTGCTGTGGGGCATGATCCCGTCGCTGGTGCTGATCTTCCTGGTGCTCGGCACTATCGGTCTCGGCCTCGCCACACCGACCGAAGCCGGCGCCATGGGCGCCGTCGGTGCGATCGTGCTGGCCGCCATCCATCGCCGCCTCACCTGGCCGCTGGTCGAACAGGCCATGACCTCGACCATGCGCCTCACCTCGATGGTGGTGTTCATCCTGATCGGCTCGACCTGCTTCAGCCTCGTCTTTCAGGGCATGGATGGTTCGCACTGGATCGAGCACCTGCTCACGGGCCTGCCCGGCGGCGCAGTGGGCTTCCTCGTCTTCGTGAACATCTTCGTGTTCTTCCTGGCGTTCTTCCTCGACTTCTTCGAGATCGCCTTCATCATCATCCCGCTGCTGGCGCCGGTCGCTGCCAAGCTCGGCATCGATCTGGTCTGGTTCGGCGTGTTGCTCTGCGTGAACATGCAGACCTCGTTCATGCATCCGCCGTTCGGCTTCGCGCTGTTCTATCTGCGCGGCATCGCGCCGCCGGAAGTGAAGAGCCGCGACATCTATCTGGGCGCCATCCCGTGGGTGGGCATGCAGATCCTGCTGGTGATCATCGTGATCATGTGGCCGGGCCTCGTGACCTACTGGATCGACAACACGGTGATCGACACGTCCAACGTGAAGATCGAAATCCCGCAGATTGAGATGCCGGCGATGCCGGACTTCGGGCAGCCGAAGTAG
- a CDS encoding TRAP transporter small permease subunit, with amino-acid sequence MDRLSDAFGFVAKWLVLFACLISAGNATIRYLFHYSSNGWLEIQWYMFAGIVFFGASQTLRLNEHVRVDLLYSAVSDRARLWIDIIGLCVFLLPAMIYLTYMTTPFFLNSWNSQEYSSNAGGLILWPVKLVLPVGFALLVLQGVAELIKRIAALAGLVKIDTHYEAPLQ; translated from the coding sequence ACGCCTTCGGCTTCGTCGCCAAGTGGCTCGTGCTGTTTGCCTGCCTTATCAGCGCCGGCAATGCCACGATCCGCTATCTCTTTCATTACTCGTCGAATGGCTGGCTCGAGATCCAGTGGTACATGTTCGCGGGCATCGTGTTCTTCGGCGCTTCGCAGACGCTGCGTCTTAACGAGCATGTGCGCGTCGATCTGCTCTACTCCGCCGTCTCCGATCGGGCGCGGCTGTGGATCGATATTATCGGCCTGTGCGTCTTCCTGCTGCCGGCGATGATTTATCTCACTTACATGACGACGCCGTTCTTCCTGAATTCATGGAATTCGCAGGAATATTCCAGCAATGCCGGCGGCCTGATCTTGTGGCCGGTGAAGCTTGTACTGCCGGTCGGCTTCGCGCTGCTGGTGCTGCAGGGCGTCGCCGAACTGATCAAGCGCATCGCCGCCCTCGCCGGCCTCGTCAAGATCGACACCCATTACGAAGCGCCGCTGCAATAG
- a CDS encoding type II toxin-antitoxin system VapC family toxin, translated as MFLLDTNVVSELRKISDGRVAPGVAAWFATVDPADCYVSPITLMEIETGILRIARRDILQGNRLRIWMETDVRPQFSVRTLPIDSDVAFQCAQLHCPDPRPDRDAWIAATALVHDMTVVTRNVADFSPMGVRLLNPWTALSGHSTP; from the coding sequence ATGTTCCTTCTCGACACGAATGTCGTCTCGGAACTGCGCAAGATCAGCGATGGCCGCGTCGCACCAGGCGTTGCCGCATGGTTCGCAACGGTCGATCCCGCTGATTGCTATGTCTCGCCGATCACGCTGATGGAAATCGAAACCGGCATTCTCAGGATCGCACGTCGAGACATCCTGCAAGGCAATCGCTTACGCATATGGATGGAAACAGACGTGCGACCACAATTCTCGGTTCGGACGCTGCCAATCGATTCAGACGTTGCGTTTCAATGCGCGCAGCTGCATTGCCCCGATCCCAGGCCGGATCGCGACGCCTGGATCGCTGCGACCGCGCTCGTGCACGACATGACGGTGGTGACACGCAACGTCGCTGATTTCTCGCCGATGGGCGTCCGCCTGCTGAATCCCTGGACGGCTCTGAGCGGCCACAGCACGCCCTAG
- a CDS encoding TRAP transporter substrate-binding protein has translation MKRRQFIRMAGLGAAGAATVASPAIAQSMPEIRWRLTSSFPKSLDTIYGATDLFAKAVAEATDNKFQIQVFAAGEIVPALQALDAASNGTVEMAQTAGYYYVGKDPTFAIGTSMPFGLNSRMQTAWLHSGGGAELFNDFLKNYNLIAFAAGNTGCQMGGWFRKEIKEVADLNGLKMRIGGIAGNVLAKIGVVPQQVGAGDIYASLEKGTVDAAEFVGPYDDEKLGFQKVAKYYYYPGFWDGGPTIHHMVNIAKWEQLPPAYKSLIKTASSMANEAMQARYDAFNPPAIKRLVAGGTQLRAFSPAILDASLKAANDLYAEIAAKNPNFKKLYDHMVAFRADQYAWWQVAEFSYDNYMIRSRPRG, from the coding sequence ATGAAGCGTCGTCAGTTTATTCGCATGGCCGGGCTCGGCGCCGCGGGCGCAGCCACCGTGGCATCACCCGCCATCGCGCAGTCGATGCCGGAAATCCGTTGGCGACTGACATCGAGCTTCCCGAAATCCCTCGATACGATCTACGGCGCCACTGATCTGTTCGCAAAAGCTGTCGCCGAAGCGACGGACAATAAATTCCAGATCCAGGTGTTCGCAGCGGGCGAAATCGTGCCCGCGCTGCAGGCACTGGATGCGGCATCGAACGGCACGGTCGAGATGGCGCAGACCGCCGGCTATTACTATGTCGGCAAGGATCCAACTTTTGCGATCGGCACATCGATGCCATTCGGCCTGAACAGCCGCATGCAGACGGCGTGGTTGCATTCGGGCGGCGGCGCCGAACTCTTCAACGACTTCCTGAAAAACTACAATCTGATCGCTTTCGCCGCCGGCAATACCGGCTGCCAGATGGGCGGTTGGTTCCGCAAGGAGATCAAGGAAGTCGCCGATCTCAACGGGCTGAAGATGCGCATCGGCGGCATCGCCGGCAATGTCCTTGCGAAGATCGGCGTCGTGCCGCAGCAGGTCGGCGCAGGCGATATCTACGCGTCGCTGGAAAAGGGCACGGTGGATGCCGCAGAGTTCGTCGGGCCTTATGACGACGAGAAGCTCGGCTTCCAGAAGGTCGCGAAATACTACTATTACCCCGGTTTCTGGGATGGCGGCCCGACCATCCATCACATGGTCAATATCGCGAAATGGGAGCAGCTGCCTCCGGCCTACAAGTCCTTGATCAAGACCGCATCGTCGATGGCAAATGAAGCGATGCAGGCGCGTTACGACGCGTTCAATCCGCCTGCGATCAAGCGGCTTGTTGCGGGTGGCACGCAACTGCGCGCATTCTCACCGGCGATCCTCGATGCGTCGCTCAAGGCGGCCAACGATCTGTATGCGGAAATCGCGGCGAAGAATCCGAATTTCAAGAAGCTCTACGACCACATGGTGGCGTTCCGCGCGGATCAGTATGCGTGGTGGCAGGTCGCGGAATTTTCCTACGACAACTACATGATCCGTTCGCGCCCGCGCGGGTGA
- a CDS encoding NAD(P)-dependent oxidoreductase produces the protein MAKVAFIGLGVMGFPMAGHLATKGGHEVTVYNRNAAKSKAWVEKFGGKSAPTPKAAAEGQDFVMACVGNDDDLRSVTTGPDGAFSGMGKGKIFVDHTTASAEVARELDAAATKAGFHFIDAPVSGGQAGAENGALTVMCGGEASVYAKVDPIIAAYAKMQKLLGPAGSGQLTKMVNQICIAGLVEALSEGIHFAKKAGLDVNSVVEVISKGAAQSWQMENRHKTMNDGKFDFGFAVEWMRKDLSICLAEARRNGASLPVTALVDNFYSEVEKIGGKRWDTSALLARLEK, from the coding sequence ATGGCCAAAGTTGCTTTCATCGGTCTCGGCGTCATGGGCTTCCCCATGGCCGGTCATCTCGCCACCAAAGGCGGCCACGAGGTCACCGTCTACAACCGCAACGCGGCCAAATCGAAAGCATGGGTGGAGAAATTCGGCGGCAAGTCTGCCCCGACCCCCAAGGCTGCTGCCGAAGGCCAGGATTTCGTCATGGCCTGCGTGGGCAATGACGACGACCTGCGCTCGGTGACCACCGGCCCGGACGGCGCCTTCTCCGGCATGGGCAAGGGCAAGATTTTTGTCGATCACACCACCGCCTCGGCTGAAGTTGCCCGTGAGCTCGACGCCGCCGCCACCAAGGCCGGCTTCCACTTCATCGATGCCCCCGTCTCCGGTGGCCAGGCCGGCGCCGAGAACGGCGCCCTCACCGTGATGTGCGGCGGCGAGGCCTCGGTCTATGCCAAGGTCGATCCGATCATCGCCGCCTATGCCAAGATGCAGAAGCTGCTCGGCCCCGCCGGCTCTGGCCAGCTGACCAAGATGGTCAACCAGATCTGCATCGCCGGCCTCGTCGAGGCGCTGTCGGAAGGCATCCATTTTGCGAAGAAGGCGGGGCTGGACGTCAATTCGGTGGTCGAGGTGATCTCCAAGGGCGCCGCCCAGTCATGGCAGATGGAGAACCGCCACAAGACCATGAATGACGGCAAGTTCGACTTCGGCTTTGCCGTCGAATGGATGCGCAAGGACCTGTCGATCTGCCTCGCCGAAGCCCGCCGCAACGGCGCCAGCCTGCCCGTCACCGCACTGGTCGATAACTTCTACTCGGAAGTGGAAAAGATCGGCGGCAAGCGCTGGGATACGTCTGCGCTGCTCGCGCGTCTGGAGAAGTAA
- the apbC gene encoding iron-sulfur cluster carrier protein ApbC: MSVSKQQVLDGLAKVASPRGVPLVHANVLSEIAVADGKVMFSINVDAAEARAWESVRAQAEAAVRAIPGVTGAMVALTAERKPGSAPATPHRHGPGGHSHGVQPVSAHRPHQPPGAPSAMSKQAEVPGVKAVIAVASGKGGVGKSTTSLNVALGLRDLGLKVGLLDADIYGPSVPRLTGINEKPVLDDDKKMIPIERFGLSIMSIGFLVEEETAMIWRGPMVMSAITQMLRDVAWGQLDVLVVDMPPGTGDAQLTLAQNVPLKGAVIVSTPQDLALIDARRGLAMFTKVNVPVLGIVENMSYFQCPECGTRSDIFGHGGARHEAERLGVPFLGEVPLHMSIRAMSDAGTPVVVSEPNGPHAAIYRRIGEQVRDGLKAVLA, encoded by the coding sequence TTGAGCGTTTCGAAACAACAGGTTCTGGATGGCCTTGCCAAAGTGGCGTCGCCGCGTGGCGTGCCGCTGGTGCATGCCAATGTGTTGTCCGAAATCGCTGTCGCGGACGGCAAGGTGATGTTCTCCATCAATGTGGATGCCGCCGAGGCACGGGCCTGGGAAAGTGTGCGTGCGCAGGCCGAAGCCGCGGTGCGCGCCATTCCCGGTGTCACGGGCGCAATGGTGGCGCTGACGGCGGAACGGAAGCCCGGCTCGGCGCCAGCAACGCCGCATCGTCATGGTCCCGGCGGCCATTCCCATGGCGTACAGCCGGTTTCGGCGCATCGGCCGCATCAGCCGCCTGGCGCGCCATCCGCGATGAGCAAGCAGGCCGAAGTTCCCGGCGTGAAGGCTGTCATCGCGGTGGCCTCGGGCAAGGGTGGCGTCGGCAAGTCCACCACCTCGCTGAACGTGGCGCTGGGCTTGCGCGATCTCGGCCTCAAGGTCGGCTTGCTCGATGCCGACATCTACGGCCCCTCGGTGCCGCGCCTGACCGGCATCAACGAGAAGCCGGTGCTCGACGACGACAAGAAGATGATCCCGATCGAGCGCTTCGGCCTCTCGATCATGTCGATCGGCTTCCTGGTCGAGGAGGAAACCGCGATGATCTGGCGCGGGCCGATGGTGATGTCGGCGATCACCCAGATGCTGCGCGATGTCGCCTGGGGGCAGCTGGACGTCCTCGTCGTTGATATGCCGCCCGGCACCGGCGATGCCCAGCTGACGTTGGCGCAGAATGTGCCCCTGAAAGGCGCCGTGATCGTTTCGACCCCGCAGGACCTGGCGTTGATCGATGCGCGTCGGGGTCTTGCCATGTTCACCAAGGTCAATGTCCCCGTCCTGGGGATTGTCGAGAATATGAGCTACTTCCAGTGCCCGGAATGCGGCACCCGGTCGGATATTTTCGGCCATGGCGGTGCCCGCCATGAGGCCGAGCGGCTGGGGGTCCCGTTCCTCGGCGAGGTGCCGCTCCATATGTCCATTCGCGCGATGTCGGATGCAGGCACGCCCGTGGTGGTCAGCGAGCCGAATGGCCCCCATGCGGCCATTTACCGGAGGATCGGCGAACAGGTCCGGGACGGCCTGAAAGCCGTTTTGGCCTGA
- a CDS encoding type II toxin-antitoxin system Phd/YefM family antitoxin, producing MTTLTRNEFARAPDRATEAASDGPVFITDQGEPRHVLLSIDAYRRLKSGDLTLPEALAAPNLSDIDLDSELERPKTPPRIPEFD from the coding sequence ATGACGACGCTGACACGGAATGAGTTTGCACGAGCCCCCGATCGTGCCACAGAGGCGGCGTCGGATGGGCCTGTCTTCATTACGGATCAGGGTGAGCCCCGACACGTCTTGCTCAGCATCGACGCCTATCGTCGTTTGAAAAGCGGCGACCTGACTCTCCCTGAGGCATTAGCGGCCCCGAACTTGTCGGATATCGATCTGGACAGCGAGCTTGAACGCCCGAAGACGCCGCCACGAATTCCTGAATTCGACTAA